In one Colletotrichum destructivum chromosome 2, complete sequence genomic region, the following are encoded:
- a CDS encoding Putative Zinc finger C2H2-type, with the protein MKSYFILLSSFWDLYDLIKPQTTVEFFLVMFSVSIQCSSTSQEPSTPGINSDVQIDDVFSVSSWFLSCYPAAIKRGTKFSFTLHCLGKQPLEYKACLRPTHVFSSFSSSRPALVVLSHSLLTTIFIADRFPRSLWFYSFGPLILGHWIFSCAINQASRPTTPSFHRVVLHHHLATFETVDPSWIQTGSCGPLDEYDWSLSSTSCVPAGQHNGKKRNNAPDLPEHDGSITPDPSLPQNQENVERGIEQRLEANTPIPGPVDRQPNALRCSECGCIHTHRYSLNRCKVKHLRPFKCGVGDCAKGFYLNKDCVRHRKAKHPETVGNITRYFCPYSGCKHAEGKGHGWLRKDNWRRHVNTQHRGLQKAR; encoded by the exons ATGAAATCGTACTTCATCTTGTTGTCTAGTTTCTGGGACTTGTATGACTTGATAAAACCACAAACAACAGTTGAATTCTTTTTGGTGATGTTCAGTGTGTCTATCCAGTGTTCTTCGACTTCCCAAGAGCCATCGACTCCAGGTATC AATTCGGATGTACAGATCGATGATGTGTTTTCGGTTTCAAGTTGGTTCCTGTCGTGCTACCCGGCGGCCATCAAGAGGGGAACCAAATTCAGTTTCACTCTGCATTGCCTCGGAAAACAGCCCCTTGAGTATAAAGCTTGTCTTCGCCCAACACAtgtcttttcctccttctcctcctcacGGCCGGCACTCGTGGTGCTAAGCCACTCGCTCCTTACCACAATCTTTATCGCCGACCGTTTTCCTCGTTCTCTTTGGTTTTATAGCTTCGGGCCTCTTATTCTTGGACATTGGATCTTTTCTTGTGCCATCAATCAAGCCAGCAGGCCTACCACTCCTTCGTTCCATCGGGTAGTCC ttcatcatcatcttgcTACCTTTGAGACCGTTGATCCTTCGTGGATCCAGACCGGGAGCTGCGGGCCTCTTGATGAATACGACTGGAGCCTTTCGTCGACTTCATGTGTGCCTGCTGGGCAGCATaatgggaagaagagaaacaaTGCGCCAGATTTGCCCGAGCACGATGGGAGCATCACTCCCGACCCGTCTTTACCACAAAATCAAGAAAATGTCGAGCGCGGCATCGAGCAACGCCTAGAGGCCAACACACCGATTCCCGGGCCGGTTGACAGACAGCCAAATGCACTGCGGTGCTCCGAGTGCGGATGCATCCACACACACCGATACTCTTTGAA TCGGTGTAAAGTGAAACACCTCAGACCGTTCAAGTGCGGCGTGGGAGACTGCGCCAAAGGCTTTTATCTGAACAAGGACTGCGTTCGCCATCGCAAGGCCAAACATCCCGAGACGGTGGGGAACATCACGCGGTATTTCTGCCCTTATTCGGGCTGCAAACATGCCGAAGGAAAAGGCCACGGATGGTTGAGGAAAGACAACTGGAGGAGGCATGTTAATACACAACACCGCGGCCTGCAAAAAGCTCGGTAG
- a CDS encoding uncharacterized protein (Putative zn(2)Cys(6) fungal-type DNA-binding domain, transcription factor domain, fungi), protein MDSDRRKSRRTTNACVSCRQSKIKCSGDEPCSNCRRRVMRCKYSDGNNKAISPERSANHERPRRQSEQHPSSGSKRSYDAALGSDDEGSDFRPGDPRSSEAGESPECVYTSPFTLPSTTIKNTHHNKRNWIWLAPSSTWSFTARLTLMMAERLQLDAPFSAPSFLNNEIYVLKWRASTADEQPNISGLPSYDHALYLFNTVKFHLGQNYQLIDEKAFTKDLEEFYYGIASKKAAESRLWFVQFLLVLSFGQAFLSRSKTPKEPPGSKFFVRAMSLLPEPTSLWKDSLLAIEVLSLSGLYLYSIYQRESAQLYIAQAIRIAQLEGLHTQLPEDTLGVETVTRCRNLWWTLYIMDRHFSCSVGVPMNTQDTDITTLLQPPSTCSQRDATLGLQVKLSYLLSTIITTVYKSEKTPLGEFLGATKSILHTLAGHAQEIQRITRSKSQNSVDTMPKGTRGVTLLYHQCVIMATRPLFLSALKQELESLTDDQGDSMSLSTPLRSLVSTGIKSAMKTLQILSGEDSLLEVFLPFELEYAYGAAVHLTMANAIFPSTSDLDRLVHIQQAHSILDEMVQKGNSVAEVRKSELVHLEWLFEQFATRVGQQDFQRRRLSASIEAIMDPAAINVAVTEPDLVSMTTLSESQALISPFPDTPDNTEFLQSIGISSEDFLSIAEQMGSQSQDGLPYSIMDLGQFWK, encoded by the exons ATGGACTCCGACCGACGGAAGTCAAGACGCACGACTAATGC ATGTGTCAGTTGTCGTCAAAGTAAGATCAAATGTTCCGGTGACGAGCCATGCTCGAACTGCAGGCGACGTGTCATGAGATGCAAGTACTCAGACGGGAACAACAAAGCGATATCGCCAGAGAG GAGCGCAAACCATGAGAGGCCCAGGCGACAATCGGAACAGCATCCTTCATCGGGCAGCAAGCGGTCTTACGACGCCGCACTTGGGTCGGATGACGAGGGAAGTG ATTTCCGTCCCGGAGACCCTAGGTCATCCGAGGCGGGTGAGTCGCCAGAGTGCGTTTACACGAGTCCCTTCACGCTGCCTTCGACCACGATCAAGAACACCCACCACAACAAACGCAACTGGA TTTGGCTCGCTCCGTCGTCTACGTGGTCATTCACCGCCCGCCTCAccttgatgatggcggaAAGACTCCAACTTGATGCTCCCTTCAGTGCGCCCAGCTTTTTAAATAACGAGATATACGTGCTCAAGTGGAGAGCATCGACCGCCGATGAGCAGCCTAACATCAGCGGACTACCTTCCTACGATCATGCACTATACCTCTTCAATACCGTCAAGTTTCATCTCGGTCAAAACTACCAGCTCATTGACGAAAAGGCATTCACGAAAGACCTCGAGGAGTTCTACTACGGTATCGCGTCGAAAAAAGCAGCCGAGTCTCGTCTGTGGTTCGTTCAGTTTCTCCTGGTCCTCTCATTTGGCCAAGCGTTTCTCTCTCGGTCGAAAACACCCAAAGAGCCGCCTGGTTCCAAGTTCTTTGTTCGTGCCATGTCCCTGCTTCCGGAACCCACATCGTTATGGAAGGACAGTCTGCTAGCCATAGAAGTGCTGTCTCTATCAGGCCTATATCTGTATTCCATATACCAGAGAGAATCTGCCCAGTTATAC ATTGCTCAGGCGATTCGTATAGCGCAGCTAGAAGGACTGCACACTCAGCTCCCTGAGGACACGCTTGGGGTAGAAACCGTCACTCGTTGTCGTAATCTATGGTGGACTTTGTACATCATGGACCGGCACTTCTCTTGTTCCGTGGGCGTCCCCATGAACACACAAGATACCGACATCACGACACTCCTCCAGCCGCCGAGTACGTGTTCGCAACGTGATGCAACGCTCGGCCTACAAGTCAAGCTGTCTTACCTTTTGTCAACGATTATCACCA CTGTTTACAAGTCCGAGAAAACACCACTCGGCGAATTTCTCGGGGCGACAAAGTCCATTCTCCATACTCTGGCTGGCCACGCCCAGGAAATCCAGAGAATCACTCGGTCAAAGTCTCAGAACTCGGTGGACACAATGCCAAAGGGGACAAGAGGGGTAACTCTACTCTATCATCAG TgcgtcatcatggccaccaGACCGCTATTTCTATCTGCCCTGAAACAAGAACTGGAGAGCTTAACGGACGACCAAGGAGATTCAATGAGCCTCTCGACCCCTTTGAGAAGCTTGGTTTCGACGGGTATCAAGTCTGCCATGAAGACGCTCCAGATATTATCCGGTGAGGATAGCCTTCTCG AAGTCTTTCTGCCATTCGAACTTGAATATGCTTACGGTGCGGCCGTTCACTTAACGATGGCAAATGCAATTTTCCCCTCCACATCCGACTTGGATAGGTTAGTCCATATCCAGCAGGCACACTCCATATTGGATGAAATGGTACAAAAAGGCAACTCCGTTGCCGAAGTACGGAAATCGGAACTTGTTCACTTGGAGTGGCTGTTTGAGCAGTTCGCCACCCGGGTCGGTCAACAAGACTTCCAGCGACGCAGGTTATCCGCGTCAATCGAAGCGATCATGGACCCAGCAGCAATCAATGTCGCCGTCACCGAGCCAGACTTAGTCTCGATGACTACACTCAGCGAGTCCCAGGCACTGATCAGCCCTTTCCCGGACACGCCAGACAACACCGAGTTTCTTCAAAGCATTGGTATTTCCAGTGAGGATTTCCTCTCCATAGCGGAACAGATGGGCAGCCAGTCCCAAGACGGTCTTCCTTACTCTATAATGGATTTGGGGCAGTTTTGGAAATAG
- a CDS encoding Putative fumarylacetoacetase-like domain superfamily yields MQDSELREISLALRTARINKEPIGPPTKRWTALDADTAFEVQKITVENAISQDGDRLVGYKLGNIAKVMQDAFGLDQPDYGFLLASTFIYEGTALDRKDFIKPYVELEPAFVLKGPLKGPNVTVADVINAVDYAIPAIEIIDSRVQNWAIDLPDTLADNGSTGAVILGGTPRRLTGLTLSNTRGTLHFNNREVMSGNTRNVLGNPLSAVAWLVNKLSKYDVGFTAGQVILPGSCLQAVPMVDAGRWSCTFEGWGTIEFDVV; encoded by the coding sequence ATGCAGGACTCGGAGCTTCGAGAAATCTCTTTGGCACTTCGAACTGCCCGCATCAACAAGGAGCCCATTGGTCCGCCAACGAAGAGATGGACTGCTCTCGATGCAGACACGGCCTTCGAGGTCCAGAAGATCACTGTCGAAAATGCCATCAGTCAAGACGGTGACAGACTGGTGGGCTACAAGCTGGGTAATATTGCCAAAGTCATGCAAGAcgccttcggcctcgaccagcCCGACTacggcttcctcctcgcaAGCACCTTCATCTACGAGGGAACCGCTCTCGACCGCAAAGACTTCATCAAGCCTtacgtcgagctcgagccaGCATTCGTCCTGAAGGGGCCTCTGAAGGGCCCGaacgtcaccgtcgccgacgtcatCAACGCCGTGGACTACGCTATCCCCGCCATAGAGATCATCGACTCCAGGGTGCAGAACTGGGCCATCGATCTCCCGGACACCCTGGCCGACAACGGTTCCACCGGTGCCGTCATTCTGGGCGGCACCCCTCGCCGGCTGACTGGCCTCACGTTGAGCAACACAAGAGGCACCCTGCATTTCAACAATAGAGAGGTCATGTCAGGCAACACCCGCAACGTGCTTGGCAACCCACTGTCGGCGGTGGCGTGGCTGGTCAACAAGCTATCCAAGTACGACGTCGGGTTCACCGCGGGGCAGGTCATACTGCCCGGTAGTTGCTTGCAGGCGGTGCCTATGGTGGACGCTGGCCGGTGGTCTTGCACATTCGAGGGTTGGGGGACCATCGAGTTTGATGTCGTCTAG
- a CDS encoding Putative amino acid permease/ SLC12A domain-containing protein, which produces MSSPSIVSEPKPPVTMFPTGSNQKTDVTSGEVIDNSEHLQRHLTPRQVQFVAIGGSIGTALFVSIGYGLMRGAGSLLVAFVLHALVIAQVNNSLAEMTVFMPVSAAFIHHAGAWVDSAWGFMIGWNFFLFEALLIPFEITALDMVLTFWRDDIPSAAVITVCIVLYALCNALIVKYFGETEFWLAGGKLLLIAILFCFTFITMVGGNPQRDAYGFRNWSKPAPFVEYIDKGGLGRFHGFLAALWQAAFTIVGPEYLATVAGEAQNPRKTMKAAFKSVYWRFAIFFIGGALCVGIVLPADDPTLLSVLSAGDTGTGAASPFVIAMKNMGIGGLPHLVNALLLTSIYSAGNAYVYCSSRSLYGLALNGHAPKFLTKCTKQGVPIYCLFVALSFACLSFLKLGSGSVVVLTWLTNLITGGTLVTYIVICVNYLFFFRALKIQNFSRADLPYRGYLQPYGTWIALAWLVAVEIFYGYAIFLPGRWDTGTFFSNYTMAIIAVCLFCGWKAFRRTRFVKPEDADLVGIRPALEEHEAAMAMSMAINEDNKVGLRRRLAQVVRANLSRGRPLWSSRG; this is translated from the exons ATGAGTTCTCCGTCGATCGTCTCCGAGCCGAAGCCCCCCGTCACAATGTTTCCGACTGGAAGCAATCAGAAGACGGACGTGACAAGCGGTGAAGTCATCGACAACTCGGAGCACCTGCAGCGGCACCTCACACCTCGCCAGGTTCAGTTCGTTGCCATCGGCGGCTCGATCGGCACCGCCCTGTTCGTTAGCATCGGTTACGGCCTGATGCGCGGTGCCGGTAGTCTCCTTGTCGCGTTCGTCCTCCACGCGTTGGTGATCGCTCAGGTCAACAACTCGCTGGCCGAGATGACCGTCTTCATGCCTGTCAGCGCGGCCTTCATCCACCACGCCGGTGCCTGGGTCGACAGCGCCTGGGGGTTCATGATCGGCTGgaacttcttcctctttgaAGCGCTTCTCATCCCCTTCGAAATCACTGCGCTGGACATGGTCTTGACTTTCTGGAGGGACGACATTCCCTCCGCTGCCGTCATCACTGTGTGCATCGTTCTCTACGC TCTTTGCAACGCCCTTATAGTCAAGTATTTCGGGGAGACCGAGTTCTGGCTGGCGGGAGGCAAGCTCTTGCTGATCGCGATTCTGTTCTGTTTTACCTTTATTACGATGGTGGGAGGTAACCCACAGCGAGATGCATATGGATTCCGCAATTGGTCAAAGCCG GCACCCTTTGTAGAGTACATCGATAAAGGCGGCCTGGGTCGTTTCCACGGATTCCTTGCCGCGCTGTGGCAGGCCgccttcaccatcgtcggTCCCGAGTACCTGGCCACGGTCGCTGGCGAGGCCCAGAAcccgaggaagacgatgaaggccGCGTTCAAATCGGTCTACTGGCGCttcgccatcttcttcatcggcggGGCGCTCtgcgtcggcatcgtcctccCCGCAGACGACCCGACGCTGCTGAGCGTGCTGAGCGCCGGCGACACGGGCACCGGCGCGGCTTCTCCGTTTGTCATCGCGATGAAAAACATGGGCATAGGGGGCTTGCCTCACCTGGTAAATGCCCTCCTGCTGACCAGCATTTACTCGGCTGGGAATGCCTATGTTTACTGCTCGTCTCGAAGCCTTTACGGGCTGGCGTTGAACGGCCATGCGCCCAAATTTCTTACGAAGTGCACCAAGCAAGGCGTGCCCATCTATTGCCTGTTCGTCGCGCTGTCATTCGCATGCCTCTCGTTTTTAAAATTGGGCAGTGGTTCCGTGGTGGTGTTGACATG GCTTACCAACCTCATCACCGGTGGAACTCTGGTGACCTACATCGTCATCTGTGTCAActacctcttcttcttccgaGCGCTTAAAATCCAGAACTTCAGTCGGGCCGACCTTCCGTACCGCGGTTACCTTCAACCCTACGGAACTTGGATCGCCCTCGCATGGCTTGTGGCGGTGGAGATATTCTACGGTTATGCCATCTTCCTGCCTGGGCGATGGGACACGGGCACGTTCTTCAGCAACTACACAATGGCCATCATTGCAGTCTGCCTCTTCTGCGGGTGGAAGGCTTTCAGGCGCACGCGTTTTGTCAAGCCAGAAGACGCCGATCTGGTGGGGATCCGCCCGGCGTTGGAGGAAcacgaggcggcgatggcaaTGTCGATGGCGATCAACGAAGACAACAAAGTGGGACTCCGCAGGCGATTAGCGCAGGTGGTGAGAGCCAACTTGAGTAGGGGTCGTCCGTTATGGAGCTCTCGGGGTTGA
- a CDS encoding Putative glycine zipper 2TM domain, cyanovirin-N, LysM domain, Cyanovirin-N superfamily — translation MSHYNNNGGYQQGGYQQGGFQQGNGGYQQGGFQQGGYPQDRPHGGGEANSYYSQGGHEQYGQGQQGYGQPPQHHQQSFSPPPYQNQNQNQNQNHDSYNQGYRNDGPPGSAGPGGEDGERGLTGALAGGAAGAFGGHKVGGNFGHSKTSTFIGAVAGAFAGHKLQDGVSDWKDKRDEKKNEEKNDHDRPHDRPQEHHHGGHHSSHHGDDKPRSGNYAGNFTSSSRDIRLDAHGEYNLHASCKRRDGEWQSSTISLNRILENDQGSFRWSSGNSNGGGDSSVTVQQGDTLRNIAARFNVGFEEIARHNNIPNPDQIWPGQVLQIPGRGGNSSGGNFGASARDVRLVQGGQVLEAELSRNGQWVRSSVNLDERIGNNNGTLHLV, via the coding sequence ATGAGCcactacaacaacaacggcggTTACCAGCAGGGTGGTTACCAACAAGGCGGCTTCCAGCAGGGAAACGGAGGTTACCAGCAAGGCGGATTCCAGCAGGGCGGATATCCCCAGGATCGTCCTCATGGCGGTGGCGAGGCCAACTCATACTACTCCCAAGGAGGCCATGAGCAATACGGCCAGGGCCAGCAGGGATACGGCCAGCCTCcccagcaccaccagcaaaGCTTTTCGCCTCCCCCATACCAGAACCAAAACCAGAACCAAAACCAGAACCACGACAGCTACAATCAGGGATACCGCAACGACGGCCCGCCTGGCTCCGCCGGTCCGGgaggcgaggacggcgagcgcgGCCTGACCGGTGCCTTGGCcggcggtgctgccggagcCTTCGGCGGCCACAAGGTCGGCGGTAACTTCGGCCACAGCAAGACGAGCAccttcatcggcgccgtcgccggtgcCTTTGCCGGCCACAAGCTCCAGGATGGCGTGTCCGACTGGAAGGACAAGcgcgacgagaagaagaacgaggagaagaacgaCCACGACCGGCCACACGACCGTCCTCAGGAGCACCACCACGGCGGTCACCACAGCAGCCaccacggcgacgacaagcccCGCAGCGGCAACTATGCCGGCAACTTCACCAGCTCGTCTCGGGACATCCGCCTCGACGCGCACGGGGAGTACAACCTCCACGCCTCCTGCAagcgccgcgacggcgagtGGCAGAGCAGCACCATCAGCCTGAACCGCATCCTCGAGAACGACCAGGGCAGCTTCCGCTGGTCCTccggcaacagcaacggcggcggcgactccTCCGTCACGGTCCAGCAGGGCGACACGCTGCGCAACATCGCCGCCCGGTTCAACGTCGGCTTCGAGGAGATCGCCCGGCACAACAACATCCCCAACCCGGACCAGATTTGGCCCGGTCAGGTCCTTCAGATCCCTGGCCGCGGCGGAAACTCCTCCGGCGGCAACTTCGGTGCTTCCGCCCGGGACGTGCGCCTGGTGCAGGGCggccaggtcctcgaggccgagctgtCTCGGAACGGACAATGGGTCCGCAGCTCCGTCAACCTGGACGAGAGAATAGGAAACAACAACGGAACCCTTCACCTTGTTTAA
- a CDS encoding Putative aldehyde dehydrogenase domain, aldehyde/histidinol dehydrogenase, whose translation MPSSFASSLKDPSLFVEKSYIDGKWVASTSSKTFQVINPASEDLIGTCPESTITDLDSAIESAAKAFPTWKATSGRQRGRIIKRIFDLLVENKEDLGKIITAENGKAKGDAEGEALFAASFFEWFGEEASRIYGDTVPHSNPTYRTRIIKEPVGVCGLIVPWNFPLAMGARKVAAALAAGCTVVMKTDGLTPFSSNALAVLCERAGVPPGVLNVVTALESTPQLGLALCESDTVKKISFTGSTRVGKLLMQQSSSTLKKLSLELGGNAPFIVFDDADLETAISSVLVSKFKVTGQTCVCANRIFVQEGIYDRFSERLVEEVKKFRVGNGTDVAVTHGPLTNGVGKVEEHIKDAVSKNARVLLGGNRLPSIGKNFHELTVLGEVDDSMKVTQEETFGPLAALARFNTEKEVIERANKSEVGLASYIITNDLARSHRVSEQLEFGMVAINTGVISDASAPFGGVKHSGFGREGSKYGLDDYLTIKTIITGGISANL comes from the exons ATGCCGTCCTCTTTTGCAAGCTCCCTGAAGGACCCTAGCCTTTTTGTCGAGAAATCGTACATCGACGGAAAATGGGTGGCGTCGACATCAAGCAAGACCTTCCAAGTCATCAACCCTGCATCAGAGGATCTCATCGGGACATGTCCCGAGTCCACCATCACCGATTTGGACTCCGCCATTGAGTCTGCGGCCAAGGCCTTCCCAACATGGAAGGCAACCTCTGGTCGCCAGCGCGGACGCATCATCAAACGCATTTTCGATCTCCTGGTCGAGAACAAAGAAGACCTCGGCAAGATCATCACGGCCGAGAACGGCAAGGCGAAGggagacgccgagggcgaggcccTCTTTGCGGCGAGTTTCTTCGAGTGGttcggcgaggaggcctcGCGCATCTACGGCGATACCGTCCCCCACAGCAACCCGACCTACAGAACACGCATCATCAAAGAACCCGTCGGCGTGTGCGGGCTGATCGTGCCGTGGAATTTCCCCCTGGCCATGGGCGCCCGAAAAGTTGCTGCGGCTCTCGCAGCCGGGTGCACCGTCGTCATGAAGACGGACGGGTTGACGCCCTTTTCATCCAACGCCTTGGCCGTTCTGTGTGAGCGCGCCGGCGTGCCTCCGGGGGTCCTTAACGTCGTCACGGCTCTGGAGAGCACGCCTCAGCTCGGTCTCGCGCTATGTGAGTCGGACACCGTGAAGAAAATATCGTTCACGGGCTCGACTCGCGTCGGCAAGCTGTTGATGCAGCAGTCCAGCAGCACGCTGAAGAAGCTGAGCTTGGAGCTGGGCGGCAACGCCCCCTTCATCGTGTTCGATGACGCGGACCTGGAGACGGCCATCTCGAGCGTTCTGGTTTCCAAGTTCAAGGTTACCGGTCAGACTTGCGTGTGTGCCAACCGGATCTTCGTCCAGGAAGGCATCTACGACAGGTTCAGCGAGAGACTCGTTGAGGAGGTCAAGAAGTTCCGCGTCGGTAACGGCACCGATGTGGCTGTTACTCATGGTCCCCTGACAAACGGTGTCGGCAAGGTGGAAGAGCAcatcaaggacgccgtcagCAAGAACGCCAGAGTCCTTCTTGGTGGAAACCGGTTGCCGTCCATCGGGAAGAACTTTCATGAGCTCACGGTTCTGGGTGAAGTCGACGACTCCATGAAGGTCACGCAGGAAGAAACCTTCGGGCCtctggcggcgctggcgagaTTCAACACCGAAAAGGAAGTCATCGAGAGAGCCAACAAGTCCGAAGTGGGATTAGCGTCGTACATCATCACGAACGACCTGGCCAGATCTCATCGCGTATCGGAACAGTTGGAGTTCGGGATGGTCGCCATCAACACGGGCGTGATCTCGGATGCTTCCGCGCC GTTTGGAGGTGTAAAGCATTCCGGTTTTGGACGAGAGGGCAGCAAGTACGGCCTGGACGATTATTTGACAATCAAGACGATAATTACCGGGGGTATCAGTGCCAACTTGTGA